The following are from one region of the Mesorhizobium sp. B2-8-5 genome:
- a CDS encoding DUF6766 family protein, whose protein sequence is MRFFRNNGLLITVFAIFVACLVGQAISGYFASQQDRAMHGLANQSFASFLGSGEFQESVFENWESEFLEKWAYVFLTAYLVQRGSAESRDPDADSTENEDPARHREDPDAPWPVRRGGIILWLYSHSLGTALFLIFVATFVFHLWQSTRHAAEEAALHHQPAETILAHLVSGQFWFESFQNWQSEFLSTGVLVLLAIWLRERGSPESKPVHAPHAKTGH, encoded by the coding sequence ATGCGTTTTTTTCGAAATAACGGCCTGCTGATCACCGTCTTCGCCATCTTCGTTGCATGTCTGGTCGGCCAGGCAATCTCGGGCTATTTCGCCAGCCAACAGGACAGGGCGATGCATGGCTTGGCGAACCAGTCCTTTGCCTCGTTTCTCGGATCCGGTGAATTTCAGGAAAGCGTTTTCGAGAACTGGGAAAGCGAATTCCTGGAAAAATGGGCCTATGTTTTCCTCACCGCTTATCTGGTGCAGCGCGGTTCGGCAGAGTCCAGGGATCCCGATGCGGACTCAACGGAAAACGAAGATCCCGCCAGACATCGCGAAGACCCCGATGCCCCCTGGCCGGTAAGGCGCGGTGGGATCATTCTCTGGCTCTATTCGCATTCGCTTGGAACAGCGCTCTTCCTGATCTTCGTCGCGACCTTCGTCTTCCATCTTTGGCAAAGCACGCGCCACGCGGCAGAAGAAGCCGCGCTGCATCACCAGCCGGCGGAGACCATTCTGGCGCATCTCGTTTCCGGGCAATTCTGGTTCGAGAGCTTTCAGAACTGGCAGAGCGAGTTTCTGTCGACGGGCGTCCTGGTGCTGCTGGCAATCTGGCTGAGGGAGCGCGGCTCCCCGGAGAGCAAGCCTGTGCACGCGCCGCATGCGAAAACTGGCCATTGA
- a CDS encoding FdhF/YdeP family oxidoreductase: MNPSTTDHVEIRKYNHPTGGWGSLKSLIRKARGEGLLMSGIWSTLLKQNKADGYMCVSCSWAKPAEPRPFEFCENGAKATIWDQTKRRCGPEFFAAHSVNELLDWPDHDLEKQGRLLEPMRYNEVTDKYEPVGWGAAFRDIGEELRKLDPRSVVFYTSGRASLEASFMYQLFARTYGSGNLPDSSNMCHESTSVGLPESIGSPVGTVQLEDFGHCDLMFFFGHNTGVSAPRLLHPIEEARQRGIPVITFNPLPERGLKRFKNPQSPVEMLSPGAGTRMSSDFFQIRGGGDIAAMTGIAKAVLALDDAAKNAGAPRVLDTAFIEEHTHGFDAFEAYLRRTSWDRIEARSGIARADLEHVAEIYSKASAVIGNYGMGLTQHRHGTENVHMLCNLLLMRGNVGKRGAGVSPLRGHSNVQGQRTVGISEKPELVPLDKFAEFYNFEPPREKGRDTVETCEGVIDGSVKGFIGLGGNFVRAVPETGLVEDAWRHLRLHVQIATKLNRSHLIPGAVTYLLPCLSRIEKDLQATGEQHVSMEDSTACIHGSFGYRPPAGPSLLSEPKIVAELAKATVAGRSSIPWDEWVADYSRVRDEIERCYPDHFKDFNKRFLVPGGFHRDIKASKRVWQTPNKKANFKPPTMLETDPDIDVSRSDALTLITVRSNDQFNTTIYGYRDRLRGISGTRMVLLMNAHDIERLGLHDGEVIDLESAADDGVERQVRGLRVTPYSIPRGDCAGYYPELNPLIPLWHRAEKAHVPAAKSVPVRVVIPG; the protein is encoded by the coding sequence ATGAATCCCTCCACCACCGATCATGTCGAAATCCGCAAATACAACCATCCGACCGGCGGATGGGGATCCCTCAAATCATTGATCCGCAAGGCACGCGGCGAAGGCTTGCTGATGTCGGGCATCTGGAGCACGCTGCTCAAGCAGAACAAGGCCGACGGCTATATGTGCGTCTCCTGCTCCTGGGCGAAGCCCGCCGAGCCGCGCCCGTTTGAATTCTGCGAGAACGGCGCCAAGGCCACGATCTGGGACCAGACGAAACGGCGCTGCGGCCCGGAGTTCTTCGCCGCCCACTCCGTCAACGAGCTGCTCGATTGGCCCGATCACGATCTTGAGAAGCAGGGCCGGCTGCTCGAACCGATGCGCTACAACGAGGTCACCGACAAATATGAGCCGGTCGGGTGGGGGGCCGCGTTCCGCGACATCGGCGAGGAGCTCCGCAAGCTCGATCCGAGATCGGTCGTGTTCTATACCTCGGGCCGCGCCTCGCTCGAGGCGTCGTTCATGTATCAGCTTTTCGCGCGCACCTACGGCTCGGGCAATCTGCCGGACTCCTCCAACATGTGCCACGAGTCGACTTCGGTCGGCCTGCCCGAGTCCATCGGCTCGCCGGTCGGCACCGTGCAATTGGAGGACTTCGGCCATTGCGACCTGATGTTCTTCTTTGGCCACAACACCGGCGTGAGCGCGCCGCGATTGCTTCACCCGATCGAGGAGGCGCGCCAGCGCGGCATACCCGTCATCACCTTCAATCCACTGCCGGAGCGCGGCCTGAAGCGCTTCAAGAATCCACAGAGCCCGGTTGAAATGCTTTCGCCGGGCGCCGGCACCAGGATGTCGAGCGACTTCTTCCAGATTCGCGGCGGCGGCGACATCGCCGCCATGACGGGCATTGCGAAGGCCGTTTTGGCGCTCGACGACGCGGCAAAGAATGCTGGCGCGCCGCGTGTCCTCGACACGGCTTTCATCGAGGAACATACACACGGCTTCGATGCGTTCGAAGCCTATCTGCGCCGCACATCCTGGGACAGGATCGAAGCGCGTTCGGGCATTGCGCGCGCCGATCTGGAGCATGTGGCTGAGATCTACAGCAAGGCATCGGCGGTCATCGGCAATTACGGCATGGGCCTGACGCAGCACCGGCACGGGACCGAGAACGTCCACATGCTTTGCAATCTGCTGCTGATGCGCGGCAATGTCGGCAAGCGCGGCGCCGGCGTGTCGCCGCTTCGCGGCCACTCCAACGTCCAGGGCCAACGCACCGTCGGCATCTCCGAAAAGCCGGAACTTGTCCCCCTCGACAAGTTCGCCGAATTCTACAATTTCGAGCCGCCGCGCGAGAAAGGGCGCGACACGGTCGAAACATGCGAAGGCGTGATCGACGGCTCGGTGAAGGGGTTCATCGGACTGGGCGGCAACTTCGTGCGGGCCGTTCCGGAAACCGGACTTGTCGAAGACGCCTGGCGGCACCTGAGATTGCATGTCCAGATCGCCACGAAACTGAACCGCAGTCACCTGATACCGGGAGCGGTCACCTATTTGCTGCCCTGTCTCTCACGCATCGAGAAGGATTTGCAGGCTACCGGCGAGCAGCATGTCTCGATGGAGGATTCCACAGCCTGCATCCACGGTTCCTTCGGCTATCGCCCGCCGGCCGGACCCAGTCTGCTCTCCGAGCCAAAGATCGTCGCCGAGCTCGCCAAGGCGACGGTCGCGGGAAGGAGTTCAATTCCCTGGGATGAATGGGTGGCCGACTATTCGCGCGTGCGGGACGAAATCGAACGTTGTTATCCAGACCACTTCAAGGACTTCAACAAACGCTTCCTGGTGCCGGGCGGTTTTCATCGCGACATCAAGGCCTCCAAGCGGGTGTGGCAGACCCCCAACAAGAAAGCCAACTTCAAGCCGCCGACGATGCTCGAAACGGATCCCGACATCGACGTCTCGCGGTCGGATGCGCTGACACTGATCACGGTTCGCTCCAACGACCAGTTCAATACCACCATCTACGGCTACCGGGATCGCCTTCGCGGCATCAGCGGGACGCGGATGGTGCTGCTGATGAACGCGCACGATATCGAACGGCTGGGCCTCCATGACGGCGAGGTGATCGACCTGGAGTCCGCGGCCGACGACGGTGTCGAACGACAGGTGCGCGGCCTTCGCGTTACGCCCTACTCAATTCCGCGCGGCGATTGCGCCGGCTATTATCCCGAGCTCAATCCGCTCATCCCGCTCTGGCATCGGGCCGAAAAGGCGCACGTGCCAGCGGCGAAATCGGTTCCGGTTCGGGTGGTCATACCGGGATGA
- a CDS encoding nucleotidyltransferase family protein — protein MANDELPGVLATLPVIDAKAEPTLKSAEAEAFYTHAIRELAATDIPFLVAGTYAVSAYTGVVRQTKDLDIFCKAGDCPRILAHFKDIGYAVEIEDDRWLGKVFEGPHFFDVIFASANGTMQVEDQWLENARQVELLGNRVRIIGPTELIWSKCFIQDRGRHDGADIAHTILKAHEQIDWQRLLSYLDTHWEVLLMQVLNFRWIYPSERDHIPDWLLDNLVERLARQRQLPPPRMKICRGRLLSQVDYEIDVKEWGFAGVGGVGEFRDG, from the coding sequence ATGGCCAATGACGAGTTGCCGGGAGTGCTGGCGACGCTCCCTGTGATCGACGCAAAGGCGGAGCCGACGCTGAAGAGCGCCGAAGCGGAAGCCTTCTATACGCACGCGATCCGCGAACTTGCTGCCACTGACATCCCTTTCCTGGTCGCCGGAACCTACGCCGTCAGCGCCTATACCGGCGTCGTACGCCAGACCAAGGACCTCGATATCTTCTGCAAGGCCGGCGATTGCCCGCGTATCCTCGCCCATTTCAAGGATATCGGCTACGCGGTCGAGATCGAGGACGACCGCTGGCTAGGGAAGGTCTTCGAAGGCCCGCATTTCTTCGATGTGATCTTTGCTTCCGCCAACGGCACCATGCAGGTCGAGGACCAGTGGCTGGAGAATGCCCGCCAGGTCGAACTCTTGGGCAACCGGGTCCGCATCATCGGGCCGACCGAGCTCATCTGGTCGAAATGCTTCATCCAGGACAGGGGCCGGCATGACGGCGCCGACATCGCCCACACCATCCTCAAGGCGCATGAGCAGATCGACTGGCAAAGATTGCTGTCCTATCTCGACACCCACTGGGAGGTGCTCTTGATGCAGGTGCTGAATTTCCGGTGGATCTATCCCAGTGAACGCGACCACATTCCCGACTGGCTGCTGGACAATCTGGTCGAGCGGCTCGCCAGGCAGCGGCAATTGCCTCCGCCGAGGATGAAGATCTGCCGCGGCCGGCTACTGTCGCAGGTCGACTATGAGATCGACGTCAAGGAATGGGGTTTTGCGGGCGTCGGCGGCGTTGGAGAATTCCGCGATGGCTGA
- a CDS encoding metallophosphoesterase family protein translates to MAERSKADRKASGNGKVKVAAVGDLHVQEDAQTSYRDLFGEVSREADILVLTGDLTNLGKPKEAELLAEDLRACSIPVVAVLGNHDYESGCVDQIAATLRQAGVYLLDGQATELMDVGFVGVKGFVGGFGSRMLGSFGEPAIKAMVAESVNEAMRLENAMRQVRAKRTLVVLHYAPIPETVAGEPPEIFPFLGSSRLAETIDRFKVSAVVHGHAHRGSYEGQTPGGAKVYNVAMHITKPTGRPYALLEI, encoded by the coding sequence ATGGCTGAACGAAGCAAGGCAGATCGCAAAGCGAGCGGCAACGGCAAAGTCAAAGTCGCTGCCGTGGGCGATCTGCATGTCCAGGAAGATGCGCAGACGTCCTACCGCGATCTGTTCGGCGAGGTTTCGCGCGAGGCCGACATCCTCGTGCTTACCGGCGATCTCACCAACCTCGGCAAGCCCAAAGAGGCCGAGCTTCTCGCCGAGGACCTGCGGGCCTGCTCGATCCCCGTCGTCGCCGTACTCGGCAACCACGATTACGAATCCGGCTGCGTCGACCAGATCGCGGCGACGCTCCGTCAGGCCGGCGTCTATCTCCTCGACGGGCAGGCGACGGAACTGATGGATGTCGGCTTTGTCGGCGTCAAGGGTTTTGTCGGCGGCTTCGGCTCGAGGATGCTCGGCTCTTTCGGCGAGCCGGCAATCAAGGCCATGGTGGCCGAGAGCGTCAATGAAGCGATGCGGCTGGAGAACGCCATGCGACAGGTCCGCGCCAAGCGCACGCTGGTGGTTCTTCACTATGCGCCGATCCCGGAGACGGTCGCCGGCGAGCCGCCGGAAATCTTCCCGTTCCTCGGATCATCCCGCCTTGCCGAAACGATCGACCGGTTCAAGGTGAGCGCCGTCGTGCATGGCCATGCGCATCGCGGCAGCTATGAGGGCCAGACCCCCGGCGGCGCCAAGGTCTACAATGTCGCCATGCACATCACGAAGCCGACGGGCCGGCCCTACGCGCTGCTCGAAATCTGA